A single window of Mycosarcoma maydis chromosome 1, whole genome shotgun sequence DNA harbors:
- a CDS encoding thiosulfate sulfurtransferase (related to 3-mercaptopyruvate sulfurtransferase), whose product MASTARPPTVPLVIAPKALASLIEADKASTSKVRILDATWFMPNTNPPRNAFEEFKAGPRLPRALFWNVDKVATVGESVRNLPHMMPSPATFAEAASMHGIEPDTHVVVYDTHGVFSAPRTAFTFKAFGHLNVSVLNGGLPAWVNNGLATESGEPASVSKSKYPEPVLQDGIIRSFDEMLANAKMGARAQTVFDARSKGRFQGTDPEPRPGLSSGHIPNSLSLPFPNLLKTETGKDGKQYTVLKDQIELWRTLSDTVGGMEALDKLRQASSGGELAATNTCGSGMTAAAIWLALQEIGVQSSIYDESWMGWASRESQGAPIHKIA is encoded by the coding sequence ATGGCCTCGACAGCACGGCCACCTACAGTGCCTCTGGTCATCGCACCAAAGGCACTCGCCTCTTTGATCGAGGCCGACAAAGCAAGCACCAGCAAGGTGCGCATCCTTGACGCCACATGGTTCATGCCCAACACGAACCCGCCTCGCAATGCATTCGAAGAGTTCAAAGCAGGACCTCGACTGCCCAGAGCCCTCTTCTGGAACGTTGACAAGGTGGCAACCGTCGGGGAAAGCGTTCGCAACCTTCCTCATATGATGCCTTCCCCAGCTACGTTCGCCGaggcagcatcgatgcaCGGCATCGAGCCAGACACTCACGTTGTTGTCTACGACACACATGGAGTCTTTTCCGCTCCGCGCACAGCGTTCACGTTCAAGGCATTCGGCCATCTCAATGTGTCGGTCCTCAATGGCGGGCTCCCAGCATGGGTCAACAACGGCCTTGCGACAGAATCTGGCGAACCGGCATCGGTCTCGAAATCCAAGTACCCGGAGCCAGTGCTGCAGGATGGCATCATCCGCTCGTTTGACGAGATGTTGGCCAACGCCAAAATgggcgctcgagctcagaCTGTATTCGACGCACGCTCCAAGGGCAGATTTCAAGGCACGGATCCGGAGCCTAGGCCAGGTCTTTCTTCCGGCCACATCCCTAACAGTCTCTCGCTCCCCTTTCCCAACCTGCTCAAGACCGAGACGGGcaaggatggcaagcagTATACGGTGCTCAAGGACCAGATCGAATTGTGGAGGACACTGAGTGATACGGTTGGAGGTATGGAAGcactcgacaagctcagaCAGGCTTCCAGTGGTGGAGAGCTTGCCGCTACTAACACATGCGGCTCGGGTATGACGGCAGCGGCTATCTGGTTGGCGCTGCAGGAAATCGGGGTGCAGAGCAGCATCTATGACGAGAGCTGGATGGGTTGGGCGTCGAGAGAGAGTCAAGGCGCGCCCATTCACAAAATTGCCTAA
- a CDS encoding uncharacterized protein (related to quinate transport protein) has translation MTRSNTDGSMTPSKQEGNLVSATHPPLAKRRFGSTSLTEDLQRHWRVYLLGICASFGGLLFGWDTGLIGGVLNMAAFQNDFGLKNNPSKLAALKGNIVSVLQAGCFFGAASSFYLPHRFGRRNAMLISAAVFLVGSIIQTTCRLHGQSATSALNQLYVGRVIGGFGVGLASSVVPTYLSECAPRSIRGRLAGMYQLLIVTGICIAYFVNYGMVQNYPDQHSSAMWQVPFALQCLPGFLFVVTLFFQPESPRWLVEQGRSEEAHRALARINRTPIDDPSVVAILQEIQNDLQGKQGLSIRQQVRMAFAERVTTYRVFTGALLMFFQQFTGTNSINYYSPQIFASLGVTGQSSGLLATGVYGVVKIVTTGLFMVVAIEQLGRKWCLITGGIVQVFCLFWIAIYQAVRPSGTPVDGVGYLTIAMIYLFVVGYGLGWSSVTWAVSAEIAPNQLRALAMSAATMSQWFFNFVIALITPRALEHIKFGTFILFAVVTSVAVLWAAFFLPETSGVSLELMHRVFQGNIITRSIQDLSPKKRKAFRDRLMAEADGTIDQGTNPGVNQEQTASADVATLDRVPSKLPKGGEDGILNTSDAVSSDNDHGKR, from the coding sequence ATGACACGTTCCAACACCGACGGGTCCATGACCCCCTCCAAGCAGGAGGGCAACTTGGTCTCTGCTACCCACCCACCGCTTGCCAAGCGACGTTTCGGTTCCACGTCGCTCACTGAAGATCTTCAGCGGCATTGGCGTGTCTACCTTCTTGGTATCTGCGCTTCCTTCGGAGGTCTACTGTTCGGTTGGGACACGGGCCTCATAGGCGGCGTTCTCAACATGGCTGCCTTTCAAAATGATTTTGGCCTCAAAAACAATCCATCCAAGCTAGCAGCGCTCAAGGGTAACATTGTATCCGTCTTGCAAGCTGGCTGCTTTTTCGGCGCCGCTTCCAGTTTCTACCTGCCCCACCGATTCGGTCGTCGCAACGCCATGTTGATCTCTGCTGCCGTCTTCCTGGTCGGCTCCATCATACAAACCACCTGCCGCCTTCATGGACAAAGCGCGACTTCCGCTTTGAACCAGCTCTACGTCGGACGTGTCATCGGTGGATTCGGTGTCGGACTCGCCTCTTCGGTCGTGCCCACTTATCTTTCTGAGTGCGCGCCTCGCTCGATTCGGGGTCGACTTGCTGGCATGTACCAGCTGCTGATTGTCACTGGTATCTGCATCGCCTACTTTGTCAACTACGGCATGGTCCAGAACTATCCCGACCAGCATTCGAGCGCTATGTGGCAGGTGCCTTTTGCTCTGCAGTGTCTGCCCGGTTTTCTTTTCGTCGTAACCCTTTTCTTTCAGCCAGAGTCTCCGCGttggctcgtcgagcagggCAGAAGTGAAGAAGCTCATCGCGCCCTCGCTCGCATCAATCGTACTCCTATCGACGATCCAAGCGTCGTGGCAATTCTCCAAGAAATCCAAAATGATCTCCAAGGAAAACAAGGCCTCTCCATCCGTCAACAAGTCCGGATGGCCTTCGCCGAAAGAGTCACAACATATCGAGTCTTTACCGGCGCCCTTCTTATGTTTTTTCAGCAGTTCACGGGCACTAATAGCATTAATTACTATTCACCCCAAATCTTTGCCAGCCTTGGCGTCACTGGTCAGTCTAGCGGTCTTCTGGCGACGGGAGTCTATGGTGTCGTCAAAATCGTAACCACCGGTCTTTTTATGGTAGtggcgatcgagcagcttggccgcAAGTGGTGTCTCATCACTGGCGGCATTGTTCAAGTATTTTGCCTCTTTTGGATTGCAATCTACCAGGCCGTCCGTCCCAGCGGAACGCCTGTTGACGGTGTCGGCTACCTGACCATTGCCATGATCTATCTCTTTGTAGTTGGATATGGTCTCGGATGGTCTTCGGTCACTTGGGCTGTAAGTGCAGAAATTGCGCCGAATCAGCTTCGTGCGTTGGCCATGTCGGCAGCTACTATGAGCCAGTGGTTCTTCAACTTTGTCATTGCACTCATCACGCCTCGGGCGCTCGAACACATCAAGTTCGGCACCTTCATCCTTTTCGCCGTTGTCACATCGGTCGCGGTGCTCTGGGCAGCGTTTTTCCTGCCCGAGACTAGCGGTGTCTCTCTGGAACTCATGCACAGAGTGTTCCAAGGCAACATCATCACTAGGTCGATCCAGGATTTGTCACCAAAGAAGAGAAAGGCCTTCCGCGACAGGTTGATGGCTGAAGCGGATGGTACGATTGATCAAGGAACCAACCCAGGTGTCAATCAAGAGCAGACCGCCTCGGCTGACGTTGCTACGCTGGACAGGGTGCCGTCAAAGCTTCCCAAGGGTGGCGAGGACGGCATCCTCAATACGTCGGATGCGGTCTCGTCTGACAACGACCATGGCAAGAGGTGA